In Lodderomyces elongisporus chromosome 2, complete sequence, the following proteins share a genomic window:
- the CNA1 gene encoding 3',5'-cyclic-nucleotide phosphodiesterase (PDEase) (3':5'-CNP), which translates to MNTLKNTTQINNALNAIKRESAVPNKDLTVYVMEDGETYSTVNRAVSSVRAPATFNPSNEQVFLRNGLPNCDFIKEHFFNEGRLKEDQAIRIVKQATQLLSAEPNLLSVPAPVTICGDVHGQYYDLMKLFEVGGDPKTTKYLFLGDYVDRGSFSIECLIYLYALKITYPNTFWMLRGNHESRHLTEYFTFKNECLHKYSSRLYEECIASFNALPLAAIMNEQFFCVHGGLSPQLTDLDSVRKLNRFREPPTKGLMCDLLWADPIEEYDENNIDTEFLNNAVRGCSYAFTYKAACKFLDRTKLLSVIRAHEAQNAGYRMYKRTKSMGFPSLLTMFSAPNYLDSYNNKAAVLKYENNVMNIRQFNASPHPYWLPHFMDVFTWSLPFVGEKVTDMLVSILNVCTEEELEEEFPLESQAISSSSPSPSPKAHPPAPTFDTIAEENDEETLAEKRLALRNKIIAIGKMSRMFQVLREEQESVAHLKELNRGLLPKGSLLHGKEGLQSTISSFEEAKAADRVNEALPPSMEEMRKMEEERGERIKQQMSKNDNPVIHKLIRRLSQS; encoded by the coding sequence ATGAATACTTTAAAAAACACAACGCAAATTAATAATGCTCTAAATGCAATAAAACGAGAACTGGCTGTGCCCAATAAGGACCTTACTGTGTATGTAATGGAAGACGGAGAAACGTATTCTACTGTCAATAGGGCAGTTTCGTCGGTTCGTGCACCAGCAACTTTCAATCCTAGCAATGAGCAAGTGTTTCTCCGTAATGGGCTCCCCAATTGCGACTTCATCAAAGAGCATTTTTTCAACGAAGGTCGTTTGAAAGAAGACCAAGCTATTAGGATTGTAAAGCAAGCGACCCAATTGTTGAGTGCGGAGCCAAATTTGCTTAGTGTTCCAGCACCAGTCACTATTTGTGGAGATGTTCATGGTCAATACTATGACTTGATGAAATTGTTTGAAGTTGGCGGCGATCCAAAGACCACCAAATATTTATTCCTTGGAGATTATGTCGATAGAGGCTCATTTTCAATCGAGTGCTTGATCTACTTGTACGCCTTAAAGATTACATATCCAAACACTTTTTGGATGCTTCGAGGCAATCACGAGAGCAGACACTTAACAGAATACTTTACTTTCAAGAATGAGTGTTTGCACAAGTACTCATCTCGATTGTACGAAGAGTGCATAGCCTCGTTTAACGCACTCCCGCTAGCAGCAATAATGAATGAACAGTTCTTTTGTGTTCATGGAGGGCTCTCGCCACAATTGACAGACCTTGACAGTGTTCGTAAACTTAATAGGTTTAGAGAACCACCAACAAAAGGATTGATGTGTGATCTTCTTTGGGCAGACCCTATTGAAGAATATGACGAAAACAATATCGATACAGAATTTTTGAACAATGCAGTAAGAGGCTGTTCGTACGCATTTACATATAAAGCAGCATGCAAGTTTCTTGACCGAACCAAATTGTTATCAGTTATTAGAGCACACGAAGCTCAGAATGCTGGGTACAGGATGTACAAGCGAACAAAGAGCATGGGTTTCCCAAGTTTGCTCACCATGTTTAGTGCACCCAATTACCTCGATAGTTACAATAACAAGGCTGCTGTTTTGAAGTACGAAAATAATGTGATGAACATTAGACAGTTTAATGCATCGCCACATCCATACTGGTTACCACATTTCATGGACGTTTTCACTTGGTCACTACCATTTGTTGGGGAGAAAGTTACTGATATGTTGGTGAGCATACTCAATGTTTGTACAGAAGAAGAGTTGGAAGAGGAATTTCCCTTGGAATCTCAAGCcatttcatcttcatctccATCTCCATCTCCAAAAGCACACCCACCTGCGCCTACTTTTGACACTATAGCTGAAGagaatgatgaagaaactTTGGCAGAGAAACGATTGGCATTGAGAAACAAGATAATCGCCATTGGTAAAATGTCTCGTATGTTTCAAGTATTACGAGAAGAGCAAGAGAGTGTGGCCCATTTGAAAGAATTAAACAGAGGCTTGTTACCAAAAGGCTCGCTCTTACACGGTAAGGAAGGTTTGCAACTGAcgatttcttctttcgagGAAGCCAAGGCTGCTGATAGAGTCAATGAAGCTTTACCGCCCAGTATGGAAGAAATGCGTAAAAtggaagaagagagaggaGAAAGAATTAAGCAGCAAATGTCAAAGAATGATAATCCGGTGATACATAAATTGATCCGAAGATTATCACAGAGTTAG
- the VPS27 gene encoding Vacuolar protein-sorting-associated protein 27 (BUSCO:EOG09261ZXZ), with translation MSWFGSSTSALQLELDNKIGDATSESIPNGELDLSTALEVTDFIRSKKLPAQQSMRSLKKRLNLVYSNPNLLTSTLKLVDLCVKNSGFHFLVEISSREFMDYLVDFVFKVHYNTKDHNYDEHKVGELILSLIKQWVNFFQGQLQLNYVEKKYQELVKEGYSFPTADESVGGGASDSKFIDSEVPPDWIDSDSCMICYTPFSMLNRKHHCRACGGVYCQDHSSNNMKLVNLGIMEPVRVCDNCYAKRNKKTSKPHAERRSGHEDEDEELRKAIELSLKESSVGKVTSSSNNTSNSRYVDSIPQRESQNTETGNDEDEELKKAIQLSLQEYESQKPQNNESMENNSSISHNIEESDPYNIPFKTKTSKSKAQMNSNSSRPSSISNSSQSQAQSPIDELKRTEEGLRQANEKYATFLEMSNKINTITRLYEQYWEKKLRLGQPQEYQQPHQQSYQQSHQQSYQHPYQQSYQQPHQQPHQQSHQQPHQQQGYNQEELSPQPNQSQIHNQAASSPSFEQEQQLEEQPITSEMSGNSTGNMVSLPHYPPLDDNSNLSNELPTQSFIRHASSTLPPHAYEDASAKFPSLEAVEEKNKHEEALIEL, from the coding sequence ATGTCGTGGTTTGGATCTTCTACTTCAGCATTGCAGTTAGAACTTGACAATAAGATTGGTGATGCCACTTCGGAATCTATTCCAAATGGTGAACTAGACTTATCGACTGCTCTTGAAGTGACGGATTTCATTAGGTCAAAAAAACTACCAGCACAGCAATCTATGaggagtttgaaaaaacGGTTAAACTTGGTTTACCTGAACCCTAACCTACTCACAAGCACTTTAAAACTTGTTGATTTGTGTGTGAAAAATAGTggtttccattttcttgtAGAGATTAGCTCACGAGAGTTTATGGATTATTTGGTCgactttgttttcaaagtcCATTACAATACCAAAGACCACAACTACGATGAACATAAAGTTGGCGAGTTGATTCTCTCCCTCATTAAACAATGGGTAAACTTTTTCCAGGGCCAATTGCAACTAAACTATGTGGAGAAAAAATACCAGGAACTCGTTAAGGAAGGGTACTCTTTTCCAACAGCGGACGAAAGTGTAGGCGGAGGAGCAAGCGACAGCAAGTTTATTGATTCCGAAGTACCACCAGACTGGATTGATAGCGACTCTTGTATGATTTGTTATACGCCATTCTCCATGTTGAATAGAAAACACCATTGTCGTGCATGTGGTGGTGTTTACTGCCAAGACCATTCGTCAAATAATATGAAGTTGGTGAATCTAGGGATAATGGAACCTGTGCGGGTTTGTGACAATTGTTACGCCAAGCGTAATAAAAAGACATCAAAACCACACGCAGAGAGAAGAAGTGGCCACGAAGACGAAGATGAGGAGCTTAGAAAGGCGATCGAGTTGAGTTTAAAGGAGAGTTCAGTTGGAAAAGTAAcgagcagcagcaacaacaccagcaatAGTCGCTATGTAGATTCAATTCCTCAACGAGAATCGCAAAATACCGAAACTGgcaatgatgaagatgaggagCTCAAAAAGGCTATACAATTGAGTTTGCAAGAATATGAATCGCAAAAGCCCCAGAATAATGAATCTATGGAAAACAATTCTTCTATATCTCACAATATAGAAGAGCTGGATCCATACAATATTCctttcaaaacaaagacaTCGAAATCAAAAGCTCAAATGAATTCAAACTCACTGAGACCTTCATCAATATCGAATTCGTCGCAGCTGCAAGCACAACTGCCTATTGACGAGCTCAAACGAACAGAGGAAGGTTTAAGACAAGCAAACGAGAAGTATGCCACATTTTTGGAAATGAGCAACAAGATTAATACCATTACAAGGTTGTATGAACAATAttgggaaaagaaattgagatTGGGTCAACCACAAGAGTATCAACAACCTCATCAGCAATCATACCAACAGTCGCATCAGCAATCATACCAACACCCATATCAACAATCATATCAACAACCTCACCAACAACCTCACCAACAGTCacatcaacaacctcaccaacaacaaggaTACAATCAAGAGGAGCTTTCACCACAACCTAATCAACTGCAGATTCACAACCAAGCTGcatcttctccttcttttgaacaagaacaacaactagAAGAACAACCAATTACATCAGAGATGAGTGGAAACAGTACTGGAAACATGGTGAGTTTACCTCATTATCCGCCACTCGACGACAACTCAAATCTCAGCAACGAATTGCCTACACAGTCATTTATTCGTCACGCATCAAGCACTCTACCCCCACATGCTTATGAAGATGCATCGGCAAAATTTCCATCTTTAGAAGCAGTcgaggaaaagaataaacaCGAGGAGGCATTGATAGAATTATAA
- the RPL6 gene encoding 60S ribosomal protein L6 gives MSQAPKWYQSEDVAVPRQSRKTSRPQKLRASLVPGTVLILLAGRFRGKRVVYLKNLEDNTLLVSGPFKVNGVPLRRVNARYVIATSTKVNIEGVDVSKFNVEYFAREQKPKSKKSEAEFFNEAPAKKEIKGERVADQKSVDAALLSEIKKTPLLKQYLAASFSLKSGDRPHLLKF, from the exons ATGAGTCAA GCTCCAAAGTGGTACCAATCGGAAGACGTTGCCGTCCCAAGACAGTCTAGAAAGACTTCACGTCCACAAAAGTTGCGTGCTTCATTAGTTCCAGGTACAGTCTTGATCTTGTTAGCCGGAAGATTCAGAGGAAAGAGAGTTGTTTACTTGAAGAACTTGGAAGACAACACATTATTGGTTTCAGGACCATTCAAGGTTAATGGTGTCCCATTGAGAAGAGTTAACGCCAGATACGTTATTGCCACATCCACCAAGGTCAACATCGAAGGTGTCGATGTCTCTAAATTCAACGTTGAATACTTTGCTAGAGAACAAAAGCCAAAGTCCAAGAAATCCGAAGCTGAGTTCTTCAACGAAGCTCCAGCCAAGAAGGAGATTAAGGGCGAAAGAGTTGCTGACCAAAAGTCAGTTGATGCTGCTTTGCTCAGTGAAATCAAGAAGACCCCATTGTTGAAACAATACTTGGCTGCTTCATTCTCATTGAAGAGCGGTGACAGACCACACTTGTTGAAGTTTTAA
- the SPE1 gene encoding Ornithine decarboxylase (BUSCO:EOG09261V03): MSIIAENPTTIVDLPVQNDIIDIESRQFKNFFKGENKLIEKALIDHINEVDHEECEPGDEDSFFVCDLNQVYKSVQLWKQQLPRVQAHYAVKCNTNMKVVEFLADKGVNFDCASKNEIDAVLQLGVAAERIVYANPCKTNSFIRHARDNQVNLTTVDNVNELVKLSKFHPECGILVRIITDDESSQCRLSTKFGCSVETAVKEILPTAKNLGLPVVGVAFHVGSGAKDFQAIYQAIRDSRIVFDYGIDLGFKMKILDIGGGFEFDTFVESSKMVNVSIDKFFPDSFVKENGISFIAEPGRFMVANAFTLATHVIAKRDINGSAKAMLYINDGVYGNLNCILFDHQEPTARILKSGGQFHYGEKDQRRFEYSIWGPTCDGLDCVSASSHLNCNVAVGDWLYFPNLGAYTSCAKTQFNGFKNDTEVIYIPVQE, encoded by the coding sequence ATGTCAATTATTGCTGAAAACCCCACAACAATTGTTGACTTGCCTGTTCAAAATGATATAATCGACATAGAATCAAggcaatttaaaaatttctttaaaggagaaaataaattaatcGAAAAAGCTCTTATTGACCATATCAATGAAGTTGACCATGAAGAGTGTGAGCCTGGCGACGAGGACTCGTTCTTTGTTTGCGACTTGAACCAAGTTTACAAATCAGTTCAGTTGTGGAAACAACAGTTGCCTCGTGTTCAAGCACACTATGCTGTTAAATGTAATACCAATATGAAGGTGGTTGAGTTTTTGGCTGATAAGGGAGTCAATTTTGATTGTGCATCCAAGAATGAGATTGATGCAGTTTTACAGTTGGGTGTTGCTGCAGAGAGAATTGTATATGCCAACCCATGCAAAACCAATTCTTTTATTAGACATGCAAGAGATAATCAAGTAAACCTCACTACTGTTGACAATGTTAATGAGTTGGTTAAATTGTCCAAATTCCACCCAGAATGTGGTATCCTTGTGAGAATCATTACTGATGATGAGTCGTCTCAATGTCGTCTTAGCACAAAATTCGGATGCTCTGTAGAAACTGCAGTAAAGGAAATCCTTCCAACTGCCAAAAATTTGGGCTTACCAGTAGTTGGTGTGGCATTCCATGTGGGCTCTGGAGCCAAGGATTTTCAGGCCATTTACCAGGCCATCAGAGATTCAAGAATCGTATTCGATTACGGTATTGACCTTGGATTTAAGATGAAGATCTTGGATATAGGTGGtggatttgaatttgataCATTTGTCGAATCCTCAAAGATGGTTAATGTATCGATTGACAAATTCTTTCCTGATCTGTTTGTCAAAGAAAACGGAATCAGCTTTATAGCTGAACCAGGTAGATTCATGGTGGCCAATGCATTCACGTTGGCTACTCATGTCATTGCGAAACGTGACATAAACGGATCAGCAAAAGCAATGTTGTACATCAATGATGGTGTTTACGGTAATTTGAATTGCATTTTGTTTGATCACCAGGAACCAACTGCGCGTATTTTGAAAAGCGGCGGCCAGTTCCATTACGGAGAAAAAGATCAAAGAAGGTTTGAATACTCCATTTGGGGGCCAACATGTGATGGCTTGGATTGTGTATCCGCCTCGAGTCACTTGAACTGCAatgttgctgttggtgaTTGGTTATATTTCCCAAACTTGGGCGCCTACACTAGCTGCGCCAAAACCCAATTTAACGGGTTTAAAAATGATACAGAAGTTATTTATATCCCTGTACAAGAGTAA
- the FPR3 gene encoding peptidylprolyl isomerase fpr3: MSLPIATYNLALNPFQPTPALEEDYPVTVRISLAALDPEATDDKEEPSTLRILKKSIDFDEDDDEDDDEDEDDDDEDEDELDEIKEKGNGKVKKADAEDDDDEEEEEDDDEDDELDEDIEEFVVCTLSPKHQYQQTLDLTILPDEEVYFVVTGSYPIHLTGNYIEHPANDDEDDYDEEYDDEYDDDDEDDDEYDLTPDEDEIIEEIEEEQAEPGKIEEIVEETKKRPASEAVDEQEEEKGGKESKKAKAAKKAKKAEKTVQFTKELEQGPSGSTFEKKKYPTKTLLGGVITEDRKQGSGPEAKSGNKVGIRYIGKLKNGKVFDKNTSGKPFSFKLGKGECIKGFDLGVAGMSVGGERRVIIPPKMGYGSQSLPGIPANSELTFDIKLVSLK, translated from the coding sequence ATGTCTTTGCCAATTGCTACGTATAACTTGGCCTTGAATCCATTTCAGCCTACTCCTGCTCTTGAAGAGGATTATCCAGTCACTGTGAGAATCAGTTTGGCTGCTTTGGACCCAGAAGCAACTGATGACAAGGAAGAGCCATCAACTTTGAGAATCTTGAAGAAGCTGATAGATTTcgatgaggatgatgatgaggatgatgacgaagatgaggatgatgacgatgaagatgaagatgaattgGATGAAATCAAGGAGAAAGGAAATGGTAAGGTCAAAAAGGCCGATGCTGaagacgatgacgatgaagaagaagaagaagatgatgatgaagacgaTGAACTCGATGAGGATATCGAAgaatttgttgtttgtacTTTGTCACCAAAAcaccaataccaacaaACACTTGACCTCACCATCCTTCCTGATGAGGAAGTCTATTTTGTTGTGACTGGTTCTTACCCAATCCACCTCACTGGTAACTACATCGAGCATCCAGCCAACGATGACGAAGACGACTATGATGAAGAGTACGACGATGAatacgacgacgacgatgaagatgatgatgaatacGATTTGACCCCTGATGAAGACGAAATCATTgaggaaattgaagaagagcaaGCAGAACCAGGTAAGATCGAAGAAATCGTTGAGGAAACCAAGAAAAGACCTGCATCAGAAGCCGTTGACgagcaagaagaagaaaaaggaggaaaagagtCCAAAAAAGCCAAAGCAGCTAAAAAGGCTAAAAAGGCTGAGAAAACCGTGCAATTTACTAAGGAGTTGGAACAAGGTCCAAGCGGCTCCACttttgagaaaaagaaataccCAACAAAAACCTTACTTGGAGGTGTCATTACTGAAGACAGAAAACAAGGATCAGGTCCAGAAGCTAAATCAGGAAACAAAGTGGGTATCAGATACATTGGTAAACTCAAAAACGGTAAAGTGTTTGATAAAAACACTTCGGGCAAACCATTTTCGTTCAAATTAGGTAAAGGTGAATGTATTAAAGGTTTCGATTTAGGTGTTGCTGGTATGAGTGTTGGCGGCGAGAGAAGAGTTATTATCCCACCAAAAATGGGTTACGGTTCCCAGCTGCTTCCTGGAATTCCAGCAAACTCTGAGTTGACTTTTGACATCAAGTTAGTTTCATTAAAGTAA
- the HMG1 gene encoding 3-hydroxy-3-methylglutaryl-coenzyme A (HMG-CoA) reductase isozyme (BUSCO:EOG092608ZS) — MFSAISAAIAKAAATKPIHFIVIPALLASIAYLSIVDDYIPTSDGIEYYFSDSKKSSLIGYSSSSSSRSSSNSHGWTPFEGDINDYKQITLVPVRFRSFHSVSPAPNSVYVHGNEQVLKVEGDMETITIDGETWKMTSGHMKYYDYARRGYYKILSSIKQADNFDIILITVAYIAMWYTLIKVFIDMKQFGSRFWLAFSTLVSSTFAFLFALLLSNKLDLKVSLLSLTEGIPFLVSIIGFKHKVSIASVVAKASTASPEDVPNIVSQAISSHTLSMFRDHVVVVGALGACAVYASHIIPLRNFCLLSAFILSIDLLLVHTFFAAILALKIEINRARRTEDMQEVLEEDGVSSLVAATVAEQSSTIEYPNEKNFFHTHSILSFKVIMTIGFVSFHLFWLGGSWMESRGAATATDDLLQHIPTYPGTVLVLLPPKFYVHGFASQIEDYIYLVFKTISDAIKDSLISKFLLFGFGVSIVSNIYFLNASRYQVTATNKLIEFSKPKEPVLAHTAEERTSLLKEGKVASLSNDEVTALVTSGKLPLYALEKQLGDNTRAVAVRRQAIETLSKTKLDRLPFANYDYDRVFGACCENVIGYMPLPVGVAGPLVIDGKEYFLPMATTEGCLVASTMRGCKAINLGGGVQTVLTKDGMTRGPCVRFPTLKIAGEAKVWMDSEEGQASMKEAFNSTSRFARLQHIQTALAGTLLYVRFRTTTGDAMGMNMISKGVEHTLKQLKEERFPDMEVVSVSGNYCTDKKSAAINWINGRGKSVVAEARIPEQVISQVLKCDVDSLVEVNVSKNLIGSALAGSIGGFNAHAANLVAALFLALGQDPAQVVEGSNCLTLIDRVGTELVISVSMPCIEVGTIGGGTILDPQGSMLDLLGLRGPHPTNPGQNAQQLAKVVASAVLAAELSLISALAAGHLVQSHMQHNRKPAAGSCIKS, encoded by the coding sequence ATGTTCAGCGCCATCTCTGCGGCAATAGCCAAAGCAGCGGCAACTAAGCCGATTCATTTTATCGTGATTCCAGCATTGCTTGCGTCGATTGCTTATTTGTCAATTGTGGATGATTATATTCCAACATCCGATGGAATCGAGTATTATTTTAGTGATAGTAAAAAGAGTAGCTTGATCGGATACAGCTCCAGCTCTAGCTCCCGCTCTAGCTCCAACAGTCATGGGTGGACCCCATTTGAAGGGGATATCAATGACTATAAACAAATCACATTGGTACCTGTAAGATTTAGAAGCTTCCATTCGGTTTCCCCAGCTCCCAATTCCGTGTATGTGCACGGAAATGAGCAAGTGCTCAAAGTTGAAGGAGATATGGAAACAATCACTATTGATGGAGAAACTTGGAAAATGACCAGTGGACACATGAAATACTATGATTATGCGAGAAGAGGCTACTACAAGATTCTTAGCTCAATAAAACAAGCTGACAATTTCGATATCATTCTCATTACTGTTGCTTATATTGCAATGTGGTATACATTGATTAAAGTGTTTATTGATATGAAACAGTTTGGTTCTAGATTCTGGCTCGCATTTTCGACCTTggtttcttcaacttttgcatttctttttgcattattattatccaACAAATTGGATTTAAAAGTGTCATTATTGAGCCTTACTGAAGGCATTCCATTCCTTGTTTCTATAATTGGCTTTAAACATAAAGTATCTATTGCCAGCGTTGTGGCCAAGGCATCAACTGCATCTCCTGAAGATGTGCCAAATATCGTTTCACAAGCAATCTCGTCGCATACATTATCCATGTTCCGTGAccatgttgttgttgttggtgcttTAGGTGCATGTGCTGTTTACGCCAGCCACATTATCCCCTTGAGAAACTTTTGTCTTCTTAGTGCATTCATCTTGTCGATTGATTTGCTTCTCGTTCATACATTCTTTGCTGCCATTCTTGctttgaaaattgaaattaatCGTGCGAGAAGGACTGAGGATATGCAAGAGGTTTTGGAAGAAGATGGTGTCTCGTCTCTTGTTGCTGCAACTGTTGCTGAACAATCATCAACTATTGAATATCCAAACGAAAAGAATTTCTTCCACACACACTCCATTCTCTCATTTAAAGTGATTATGACTATTGGATTTGTTTCATTCCATTTGTTCTGGTTGGGTGGCTCGTGGATGGAAAGTCGTGGTGCGGCAACTGCGACTGATGATTTACTTCAACATATCCCAACATATCCAGGAACAGTTCTTGTACTTCTTCCACCAAAGTTTTATGTGCATGGTTTTGCGTCACAAATTGAAGATTATATTTATCTTGTGTTTAAAACCATTAGTGATGCAATCAAGGATAGTTTAATCTCCaaattccttctttttggttttggtgttTCCATTGTTTCCAACATTTACTTTCTCAATGCCTCGCGTTACCAAGTCACTGCTACGAATAAGCTCATTGAGTTTTCCAAACCAAAAGAGCCAGTCTTGGCCCATACGGCTGAGGAACGTACTAGTTTGCTTAAGGAAGGCAAGGTAGCCTCACTCAGTAATGATGAAGTTACCGCTTTGGTTACCAGTGGAAAACTTCCTCTTTATGCGCTTGAAAAACAACTCGGTGACAACACTAGGGCAGTAGCAGTGCGTCGTCAAGCGATTGAAACATTATCGAAAACCAAACTTGATCGTTTACCTTTTGCCAACTATGACTACGACAGAGTGTTTGGTGCTTGTTGTGAAAACGTTATTGGATATATGCCACTTCCTGTTGGTGTTGCGGGACCACTTGTTATTGATGGTAAAGAATACTTTCTTCCAATGGCAACCACCGAAGGATGTCTTGTTGCCAGTACGATGAGAGGTTGTAAAGCAATTAATTTGGGTGGCGGTGTTCAAACTGTTTTGACTAAAGATGGTATGACTCGTGGTCCATGTGTTAGATTCCCAACGTTAAAGATTGCCGGTGAAGCAAAAGTTTGGATGGATAGCGAAGAAGGCCAAGCCTCAATGAAGGAGGCTTTCAACTCCACATCGAGATTTGCTAGATTACAACATATACAAACGGCATTGGCCGGAACCTTACTTTACGTGAGGTTTAGAACTACAACCGGTGATGCTATGGGTATGAACATGATTAGTAAAGGTGTTGAACATACGCTTAAACAGcttaaagaagaaagattcCCAGACATGGAAGTCGTGAGTGTTAGTGGTAACTACTGTACTGATAAAAAGAGTGCAGCAATCAACTGGATCAATGGACGTGGAAAATCAGTTGTAGCCGAAGCTAGAATCCCGGAACAAGTCATTAGTCAAGTTTTGAAATGTGACGTTGATTCCTTGGTTGAAGTTAATGTCTCCAAGAACTTGATTGGATCAGCTCTCGCCGGCTCTATAGGTGGATTTAATGCTCATGCTGCCAATTTGGTTGCAGCTCTTTTCTTGGCACTTGGACAGGATCCTGCACAAGTTGTTGAGGGATCCAATTGTCTCACTTTAATCGATCGAGTAGGTACTGAACTAGTCATTTCGGTGTCAATGCCATGTATCGAAGTCGGAACTATTGGAGGTGGTACTATTCTTGACCCTCAAGGATCAATGTTAGATCTCTTGGGTCTTCGTGGTCCACATCCAACGAATCCAGGACAAAACGCACAACAGCTTGCTAAAGTTGTTGCATCGGCTGTCTTGGCTGCTGAGTTGAGTTTGATTTCAGCCCTTGCTGCTGGGCATTTGGTGCAGCTGCACATGCAGCACAATAGGAAACCAGCAGCCGGTTCTTGCATTAAAAGTTAG
- the RPS1 gene encoding ribosomal 40S subunit protein S1B, with amino-acid sequence MGKKKVNPFDRKQFYDIQAPSTFTNTYVGKTLVNKSAGTFSSTDALKGRVFEVNLGDLTSEDNAYRKVKLRADEVQGNKILTNFHGMDFTSDKLRSLVRKWQSLVEANVTVKTADDYVLRVFAIAFTKRQANQVKKTTYAQSSKLREVRKKMVEILTREVSNSTLSQLTSKLIPEVISREIEKSTQTIFPLQNVHIRKVKLLKQPKFDLGSLLALHGEASEEKGKKVAGGFKDVVLESV; translated from the exons atG GGTAAGAAGAAGGTGAACCCTTTTGATCGTAAGCAATTTTATGACATTCAAGCTCCATCTACTTTTACCAATACTTATGTTGGTAAGACTTTGGTTAACAAGAGTGCTGGTACTTTTTCTAGTACTGATGCTTTAAAGGGTAGAGTTTTTGAAGTTAACTTGGGTGATCTTACTCTGGAGGATAATGCTTATAGAAAGGTTAAGCTTAGAGCTGATGAAGTTCAAGGTAATAAGATCTTGACTAATTTCCATGGTATGGATTTCACTTCTGACAAGTTGAGATCATTGGTTAGAAAGTGGCAATCATTGGTTGAGGCTAACGTTACTGTCAAGACTGCTGATGATTATGTTTTGAGAGTTTTCGCTATTGCTTTCACCAAGAGACAAGCTAACCAAGTCAAGAAGACTACTTATGCTCAATCATCCAAGTTGAGAGAGGTTAGAAAGAAGATGGTTGAGATTTTGACCAGAGAAGTTTCCAACTCAACCTTGTCTCAATTGACTTCTAAGTTGATTCCTGAAGTCATTAGTCGTGAGATTGAAAAGTCTACTCAAACCATTTTCCCATTGCAAAATGTTCACATTAGAAAAGTCAAGTTGTTGAAACAACCTAAATTTGATTTGGGTTCTTTGTTGGCTTTGCACGGTGAAGCTTCTGAGGAAAAGGGTAAGAAGGTTGCTGGTGGTTTCAAAGATGTTGTCTTGGAATCTGTTTAA